Proteins found in one Apostichopus japonicus isolate 1M-3 chromosome 16, ASM3797524v1, whole genome shotgun sequence genomic segment:
- the LOC139983183 gene encoding uncharacterized protein isoform X2: MMGYGNSRFIYSVLSVTSFMILWCFSGHHSWISVATKLQKSNWRQIAPRQGTEIGSSTTSPSDIVEVSDERRTLLVQHYGPSGTPLPNFFTKGKPGGLTLRDYSNGVVVFVHHNKAAGTTIKSCMRRMQRTGIIDGPEPFLVHAPGRMELHLRARSVPLPPHQVT; the protein is encoded by the exons ATGATGGGTTACGGGAACTCTCGTTTCATATACTCGGTTTTGAGTGTTACTTCGTtcatgatattgtggtgtttTTCAGGTCATCATTCTTGGATAAGTGTCGCGACCAAGCTGCAAAAATCAAACTGGCGGCAAATAGCTCCTCGGCAAGGAACAGA GATCGGTTCCTCTACCACCTCACCAAGTGACATAGTCGAGGTGTCCGACGAACGTCGAACGTTACTTGTCCAACATTACGGTCCTTCAGGAACACCACTCCCAAACTTCTTCACCAAAGGAAAACCAGGAGGTCTTACACTACGGGATTACTCGAATGGCGTCGTTGTATTTGTTCACCATAACAAAGCAGCTGGAACCACGATCAAATCTTGCATGAGGAGAATGCAGCGTACAGGGATCATCGATGGACCAGAACCGTTTCTAGTACATGCTCCTGGAAGAATGGAGCTTCACTTACGAGCAC